One genomic segment of Hordeum vulgare subsp. vulgare chromosome 2H, MorexV3_pseudomolecules_assembly, whole genome shotgun sequence includes these proteins:
- the LOC123429449 gene encoding uncharacterized protein LOC123429449, whose protein sequence is MLSRRRIPSAPPMAASYPARPVQHREDGVYNYDYAGGGRGRGLDGGYGYYHPGNGGGRGGWGRAGYHDRGNGYGGGGDGGFQHYGVPGNGVGVGMGHPLPLAAGLPVATTSYLHPHAHGLGWVPDELPRRVMPVAPPPPPPFLPPPLRAAEAAAREVLLRLHPTEEAERRRHKIIDYAKNLIGTTFGCEVFAFGSVPLKTYLPDGDVDITILTNVNLDNNFVQDVCCLLAAEQSNEAAEFALKEIQVINAKVKIIKCVIDNLVMDISFNQVGGVSTLCFLEMANKEIGKDHLFKRSIILIKAWCYHEGNIHGSNHWLMSTYALEVLILYIFNLFHTVLHGPLQALYKFLEYYSKFDWDNQCLTLNGPVPLSSLRNYTAGPTGSNEELLLSKEPLEPSLRRLFDLPAGSDGRGPEFRLKYLNIIDPLKGGNNLGTSISEANSRVIRDAFAAGAEKLGQILKLPCELIAEQVYVFFTHTLGKHGRGERQDLGESVSQSMPDPRNARGQDVSSLGVSCMDEDEKRIHRIPGLTNFRSHSDSSSSLKNGQDVSGSNPVNGSNQTDVQQEKVRLTTHFTPMNLLDLSGHVNLHMTCLRSVQYNLEALYDKLLRSAIEASSAGVLDEERFVVPILRPDPRPSPCPRMPPVSSSVGTGAVPQQPITEVQVQLGYQSTPRTHIPPNGLSGYPPFAGPWFPNTEDMSLAYGATTYMHDMNYSVPLGIDALSSGMPFYPPMWGFRQSRGTGTYIPRTGWDSNRDKWNDRGRMQRQRQSDRGYGDRRPDVGSSNGHATAASVAGQTPPMRGNPHQGASSSNNDQRFENGWVATRMPPRITVPRNGCGSQPSSPVVVVTPAVTMVNGQSVTAEQHENLEFGTMGPFSVARQNSVFDEQFPALQETIRQGQQGPQRSPPKPGVGASPRSWPAEAPGSAVQSPRPGVAMSQSWPNLPAQSPRPVVRTIQSWPNMPSPRPFVGVTQNRPAESPTASTSQSPRPGPIAAQDRAARPYQLQDDADFPPLETENSYDADFPPLQAAVGR, encoded by the exons ATGCTCTCGCGGCGGCGCATCCCTAGTGCTCCTCCAATGGCGGCGTCCTACCCGGCCAGGCCCGTCCAACACCGGGAGGACGGCGTGTACAACTACGACTACGCGGGTGGCGGCCGCGGGCGTGGCCTCGACGGCGGGTACGGCTACTaccaccccggcaacggcggcgGGCGCGGGGGCTGGGGCAGGGCCGGCTACCACGACCGCGGGAACGGctacgggggcggcggcgacgggggGTTCCAGCACTACGGCGTGCCCGGCAACGGCGTGGGCGTGGGCATGGGCCACCCGCTGCCGCTGGCGGCGGGGCTGCCGGTGGCGACGACGAGCTACCTGCACCCGCACGCGCACGGCCTAGGCTGGGTCCCGGACGAGCTCCCGCGCCGGGTAATGCCggttgcgccgccgccgccgcccccgttccTCCCGCCGCCGCTGCGGGCCGCGGAGGCGGCCGCGCGCGAGGTGCTGCTGCGGCTGCACCCGACGGAGGAGGCGGAGCGGCGCCGGCACAAGATCATCGACTACGCCAAGAACCTCATCGGCACCACCTTCGGCTGCGAG GTGTTCGCGTTTGGGTCGGTACCGCTGAAAACGTACCTCCCCGATGGTGATGTCGACATCACCATACTGACGAACGTCAACCTGGACAACAACTTCGTCCAAGACGTTTGTTGCTTGCTGGCAGCCGAACAGAGCAACGAGGCTGCTGAGTTTGCGCTGAAGGAGATTCAGGTCATCAACGCTAAG GTCAAGATAATCAAATGTGTTATCGACAACCTTGTGATGGACATCTCATTCAACCAAGTCGGCGGTGTGTCCACGCTCTGTTTTCTTGAGATG GCCAACAAGGAGATCGGCAAGGACCATCTATTCAAGCGGAGCATCATCTTGATCAAGGCTTGGTGTTACCACGAGGGTAACATCCATGGATCCAACCATTGGTTGATGTCTACGTACGCATTGGAGGTGTTAATCTTATACATCTTCAACCTGTTCCACACCGTTTTACATGGCCCTTTGCAG GCCCTGTACAAGTTTTTGGAGTACTATAGCAAGTTTGATTGGGACAACCAGTGCCTTACTTTAAATGGCCCTGTCCCCTTGTCATCCCTGCGCAACTACACCG CTGGGCCTACTGGCTCAAATGAGGAATTACTGCTGAGCAAGGAGCCCCTCGAGCCCTCACTGCGTAGACTTTTTGACCTTCCAGCAGGTTCTGATGGGCGTGGCCCAGAATTCCGTCTGAAGTATCTGAACATTATTGACCCCTTGAAGGGGGGTAATAACCTCGGCACAAGTATCAGCGAAG CAAACTCTCGTGTCATACGGGACGCCTTTGCAGCTGGTGCAGAAAAGCTCGGACAAATTCTCAAGCTGCCTTGTGAACTTATTGCCGAACAAGTGTATGTGTTCTTCACACACACGCTGGGCAAGCATGGACGGGGCGAAAGGCAGGACCTTGGCGAAAGTGTGTCCCAATCCATGCCTGATCCAAGAAATGCACGTGGCCAAGATGTGTCCAGCTTGGGAGTTTCTTGCATGGATGAGGATGAAAAGAGAATACATCGGATCCCAG GTTTAACCAACTTCAGGAGCCACTCCGATTCGTCCTCCTCCTTGAAGAATGGCCAGGATGTTTCTGGTTCTAACCCTGTTAATGGGTCAAACCAGACTGATGTCCAACAAGAAAAGGTGCGACTGACGACTCATTTCACACCGATGAACTTACTGGACCTCTCAGGGCATGTGAATTTACACATGACATGCCTACGGAGTGTTCAGTACAACTTGGAGGCCCTGTATGATAAGCTCCTTAGGTCGGCCATAGAAGCATCTTCAGCTGGTGTACTGGATGAGGAACGGTTTGTAGTTCCAATCCTGCGCCCTGATCCGAGGCCATCTCCATGCCCGCGGATGCCTCCAGTTAGTTCTTCTGTCGGCACAGGAGCTGTTCCTCAGCAACCGATCACTGAGGTCCAAGTTCAATTGGGTTATCAGTCGACGCCTCGGACGCACATTCCACCCAACGGATTGTCGGGATATCCACCTTTTGCTGGTCCTTGGTTTCCAAACACGGAGGACATGTCTCTGGCTTATGGAGCTACCACTTACATGCATGACATG AACTATTCGGTGCCTCTCGGAATAGATGCTCTCTCGAGCGGGATGCCATTCTATCCACCTATGTGGGGTTTTCGTCAGTCACGTGGAACCGGCACATACATCCCCAGAACA GGTTGGGACAGCAACAGGGACAAGTGGAACGATAGGGGAAGGATGCAAAGGCAGAGACAATCAGACCGGGGTTACGGAGACAGGAGGCCGGATGTCGGCTCAAGCAATGGGCACGCTACCGCCGCAAGCGTAGCAGGACAGACACCGCCGATGCGAGGCAATCCACACCAGGGTGCCTCTTCAAGCAACAATGATCAGAG GTTTGAGAATGGGTGGGTGGCGACGCGGATGCCACCGAGGATCACGGTTCCTCGAAACGGCTGCGGCAGTCAGCCCTCTTCACCTGTTGTGGTGGTCACACCTGCCGTCACAATGGTCAATGGCCAGTCGGTCACCGCGGAGCAGCATGAGAACTTGGAGTTCGGAACCATGGGGCCCTTCTCGGTGGCTCGTCAAAACTCTGTGTTCGATGAACAATTCCCTGCTCTCCAGGAAACAATCAGGCAGGGACAACAAGGCCCGCAGAGGAGCCCCCCCAAGCCGGGCGTAGGTGCATCCCCCAGGAGCTGGCCTGCAGAAGCCCCTGGGTCAGCAGTGCAAAGCCCTAGGCCCGGTGTGGCTATGAGCCAAAGCTGGCCCAACCTGCCGGCGCAAAGCCCCAGGCCTGTTGTGCGTACAATCCAGAGCTGGCCCAACATGCCGTCCCCCAGGCCCTTTGTGGGTGTGACCCAGAACCGGCCCGCAGAATCCCCCACTGCCTCCACATCGCAGAGCCCTAGGCCCGGTCCCATTGCGGCCCAAGACAG GGCTGCCCGGCCTTACCAGCTGCAAGACGACGCTGACTTCCCTCCCCTGGAGACCGAGAACTCGTACGATGCTGACTTCCCTCCTCTCCAAGCCGCGGTCGGTCGCTGA